From Sparus aurata chromosome 9, fSpaAur1.1, whole genome shotgun sequence, a single genomic window includes:
- the LOC115588125 gene encoding zinc finger BED domain-containing protein 1-like, with translation MVIWDLQPFSIVEDRGFRAFTKTLDLSYTLPGRKTLSKILVPQLYTSCHDSVKERVGHPAAVCLTTDWTSRTTQSYMSMTCHFLEDYDMVSCLLDCFQFSERHTADNLSDHLMRITREWEIQDKVVACVSDGASNITLAIQKCGWKHLHCFAHTLNLIARGGLKNLSETLEKVKHVVDHFHRSSVSAEKLRDTLAQMGLPDLKLLQDCPIRWNSTFIMLECFAKLKDAIITTLALVNSAMTALTHTEWETIEEACEVLQPFEEVTEEISGESHVTASKINILSSGLQRLTACHLRTGHFKQPVVVSLLSALNSEMAKRFHRIEFTSLLEECSILDPRFKRKAFSNEQAANEEEALVEQGAAGGQPREESMVWGDFDVQVSGLVSHISANTEATLEVRSFLQEALIPRSSNPLTWWKSRCVIYPRLTHLMMEKLCVVATSVPSERVFSKMGQLISEKRSRLSASKVQKLMFFNANLE, from the exons ATGGTGATCTGGGACCTACAGCCATTTTCTATTGTGGAGGACAGGGGCTTCAGGGCCTTTACAAAGACCCTTGATCTCTCCTACACCCTGCCAGGTAGGAAGACCCTCTCCAAGATCCTGGTTCCCCAACTGTACACCAGCTGTCATGACAGTGTCAAGGAGAGGGTGGGAcatcctgcagctgtgtgtctcACAACCGACTGGACATCCAGGACAACCCAGAGCTACATGTCCATGACCTGCCATTTCTTGGAAGATTATGACATGGTCAGCTGTCTCCTGGACTGTTTTCAGTTCAGCGAGCGTCACACAGCTGACAATTTGTCCGATCATCTGATGAGGATTACGCGGGAGTGGGAGATCCAGGACAAGGTGGTAGCCTGCGTGTCAGATGGAGCATCAAACATCACCCTGGCGATTCAAAAGTGTGGGTGGAAACACCTACATTGTTTTGCCCATACCCTAAATTTGATCGCAAGGGGGGGGTTGAAAAACCTGTCAGAAACATTGGAGAAGGTCAAACATGTAGTGGACCACTTCCACCGAagctctgtgtctgcagagaagCTGAGGGACACACTGGCGCAAATGGGCCTGCCAGACTTAAAGCTTCTACAAGATTGCCCCATCCGCTGGAACTCCACCTTCATCATGCTCGAATGTTTTGCCAAGCTGAAGGATGCCATTATCACCACCCTGGCTTTGGTGAATTCAGCCATGACCGCGTTAACGCACACGGAGTGGGAGACCATTGAGGAGGCTTGCGAGGTGCTGCAGCCATTCGAGGAAGTCACAGAGGAGATCAGTGGGGAAAG CCACGTGACTGCCTCCAAAATAAATATCTTGTCAAGCGGTCTGCAGAGGCTTACTGCATGTCACCTGAGGACTGGCCACTTCAAGCAGCCAGTGGTGGTGTCCCTTCTCTCTGCGCTCAATTCTGAGATGGCCAAGCGTTTTCACAGAATTGAGTTCACTTCCTTGCTGGAAGAATGCTCAATCCTCGACCCCAGATTCAAGAGGAAGGCCTTTTCCAATGAGCAGGCAGCCAACGAG GAGGAAGCTCTGGTGGAACAAGGAGCTGCTGGTGGACAACCCAGAGAAGAGAGCATGGTCTGGGGAGACTTTGATGTGCAGGTCTCGGGTCTCGTGAGTCACATCAGTGCCAACACAGAAGCCACTCTCGAGGTCCGGTCCTTCCTCCAAGAGGCACTGATCCCCAGGTCCAGCAATCCACTGACGTGGTGGAAAAGCAGATGCGTCATCTACCCGAGGCTGACTCATCTGATGATGGAAAAATTGTGCGTTGTCGCGACATCTGTTCCATCAGAGCGCGTGTTCAGCAAGATGGGGCAGCTCATTTCGGAGAAGCGCAGCCGTCTGTCTGCCTCCAAGGTTCAGAAGCTCATGTTCTTCAATGCAAACCTTGAGTGA